The DNA window GAACATATCTTGATCTTCTTTATAGATTTTAGCtgtaaattgaaataaatatagtGCTAGTTTCCTGATTCAATTGTTTTTGTTGGTCCTTGGTTGCTATCTTgtcattttgtttgttttcataCTTCAAGCTTTGTTCTTCTTTAAACCAATCTTATCCACCTTAGGTAACAAAAATCGAGTTATTGCGTTAATCTTCTTGGTAAGTTACTATAAGATTTTGATCCATTAAAAACCCGagattaaaaatgagaattctTATAACCCAATTCAATACATGTTCATCCATGacattaactaattaattgaCATTTCAGAAAACAACATATAACTTAGTTAGAGTAAACAAAGGGATGTAACAATCATGTGACAACAAAAAAGCAGtaaatggaaataaaataaaaagcatCATTGACTCAACCTTCTTAACCATTGGTTTAGAATCAATCTAATCACTATGCATATAGATTCAGATTTTTATTAACAAGGATTTGATcacaaaaaaacaatattacaaTCCATTCAAAGATGGCCCAAAAGATATGGTGTAAGCAAACTGAATATTCATATTGCATATAGATTTGTAAGTTGATTAATCCAAACAAGAAAACAGGAAGATACCAATCTACATAAGTAGACTGTCATTATTGAAACTGAAACAAACTCAAACATAAAAAGACCAATAGTTCTTCAACAATCTTAGCGTAACGAACCATTAATGACAAGCaaaacacaaaaacaaacaGACATAAAACCACCACTTTATTGTGACAAACCATTTGTTCCAAATTCAAATCTTGCTCAGCAACTTATTCCAGTTACACAAGTCGCCACAGAACATAAATGCTGCCGGAAATAATGATCAAGCAAGCAACACAACATGACATATCCAGATCCTCCACACCATTGATGACAACTCCAATAATATTTGCATGACAAGATTTGTCTCACAGCCTATTATGGTCTTTTATGTGATGAAGATTATCCAAAACCAACATCAAAATATAGACCATAACAATGAACAGCACCACAAAAGAAAGTCTCTCAAACTTTTCCCATCATCAACAAACCTCTAGCAAAAATTAGAAGAgcaatcattaataaaaatggaaacAAAATACATTAACATAACCAGCAACAAAATTGTTTAACCCTAAGTAATAGTACTAAAAgcattaataacttttttattttgttcttggagattttttttttctttgaagtTTGAACAAACCTCAAACTACCAAAGTGGTTGTCACCAAGAAGAATTTTggtcttgtttgatgttggttatttgagattaatttcaaataaaccactATCCAATCCAACCAATTGAAATTGATTCCACTAAGGTTAATTACAAGGCACTTACTGGTTTAGGGCTGAAAAACATAGAACACATTAAGAAAAGTCTAACAACTTCGGAGCATTTCAGAGAAATTCAAAAAATGGATTCTCTTGAacatatgtattttaaattgaggtaattatcaatcacatcatttaaTCCGTCAACTAAAATTCCAATATACCCTAATGTCTTTTTAGCAAAATAACAACTTGgtaattcaaataaccctagatcaaacaagggATACTATATATACATAACAGACATTCGGAACATATGTTTAATGCATTGAAGGAACATGGGAACATGGATGATTTAGCTACCTATTAATTTGGCATGTTATTTGTGCAAGGAAAATGAGACGGGAGGGAAGCAAgcagagagaaagagagagagatacTCACTCATTGACTAGGAAAAGTCTGCAATAACTAACATCATCATGCTCCAAGAAAACTAATTGATTGCAACAGCCAGCAAGTTTGGAGTAGGCAGGCAGCAGAATGTTACATCCAACTGCCATCATTCTCATCGACCTTAAGCAAAGGTACAAGAGATAAAAGCACAATTAAAAATAGTCCACAAGCCAACAAACTAAAaggaataaatatataaacaaccaatcaaattaaGTTCATTAATGCTTTAGTTTTTACTTCTAAACCTAGAAACAAGGAAAACGTTTGGAAGGAGATTCAGGAATGCAATTACGCAAAAATGGAATAATGAACAAAGTTGCTAACTCCACCCAAAATTTGTTACTTTGCATGGAATTGGGTATGTACGCTTCAAAAATGTTGCTTAACTAGCTCTGTTGCATGACTTTAGTTTCTAGTGTTTTCATTCGCATATTTGATATATGTGACTGTCTAGTaataatttctatttatttgttcACAACATTTcgtttcttattttattaaaaggtTCATCCTTTTCACGAAAAAAAAGAGCAAGTTCATTAAAGCAGGAGGAACAACTAACCTCTTAATTTCATTGAATGTTTCACACAGGATAATGCCCTGTCCACATTGAATGGAGGGGATAGAACTGTTGACCTCCATTCATAAGTTGCTGTGACTGCTGCAGTTGTTCCTGCAATTTTAGACGATCAAAGGCCAGTAAATCGTCCCAACCATTCTGCTGCTTCTCCTCCACAGGATTCTGCTTGAAACTCGGGGTCATCGTCACTGAGCCCGTGTTGTTGTACTGGGCATTCGGATACGATGGATAGTTAATAGATTGATTAAGACCCGAGGTTCCCACTGATGATGGAGGCTGATACCCATCCAACCACCTATAATCATCCATCAGTGGATTAccagaattattattatcatttgcAAATTTTGGTGGAACAGAACCAAAACCAGGTGGAGGACCGTGGTGTCGAACAGGCCGCTTTACTGGACTTCTTCTCGAACTAACAGTTATATTATTTTCTGAATTAACACCAGAAAATGGGACAGAACCCCAGTTATATTGTACGTTGCTCACACTGCCATTGGTAGATTGATGAATATTCGTAGATTGATGAATGTTCGTAGTTGGGATGATAGAAGGGTGAGAATGGCTCATAGTCTCTTGTATAGCGGGATTCATCATGAGATTCATCTCCAATGAGTTTGCAACCTCCAGCTCATTGACAATAGTGGATGCTGGCTGATTCATTGACCATATAGAGGATGTTGATGATGTTGTCGGTTGAAAATTTGGCATGATTGGTGCAGAAGCAGGGGTCTGCAAACGGGAAATATATCCAGCTTGAGGATTTGGCCTAATTTCATCAGAAGTCAATACCAGACCATGGAAAGAACTTTCTCCACTGTCCACACCAGTTTGAGGGGATATTATTTTAGAAGAAGCAATATCActtctattttcatttataaccGGCTTGAAAACaataacctcatcttcatcctcACTATCAATATGTTGTGCAGCAGCAGGTCGTACACCTTCAGTGGATGTAGCCACAGTAGGACTGACCAAACTTGAACTAGGCATGAGAGCTTGAGAAGTTTGGGGATTCGTACCAATTGTGAATTTCTTCACTTGCAAATCAAAAGTAAATTTCTTATGGTCAACTATAACTACATTGGACAGCGCCTTCCCTGCTGCTAAGATCCTTTTGATGCGAATTATTTTCACTTTGCTGCTATCACCTCCAACAGCATGTTGATTTCTGGAAAAATCGAGAATAGCTTGTGCAGGTTGAAGAGGTAAAAAACCTCTCAACTCAAAGTCCTCCCACAAAGGAAGATAACTCTCATTTTCCCCTTCCTTATATTTACTCATTTTGGAAAAACAATTCCCGTCCTCATAATCCATATCAACCATACCTGCAGACAATAGCTTATTTAAAAAGGCCACACAGTGATTCCAGAAGACTGATCTTGCAGTCACTTGCTTATCATCCATGTTACTGCCTGATGCAACATCGGGACAAGAA is part of the Impatiens glandulifera chromosome 1, dImpGla2.1, whole genome shotgun sequence genome and encodes:
- the LOC124920288 gene encoding nonsense-mediated mRNA decay factor SMG7-like, with amino-acid sequence MAQMERMSASSSFETAQRLYDKNVELENRRRRSVQAKVPSDPNAWQQMRENNEAIILENHSFSEQHNIEHALWQLHYRRIEEFRAHFNSALASNASTTSQAVKVPPRPDRATKIRMQFKTFLSEATGFYHDLMLKIRAKYGLPLGALSDYSENQMAIDKDRKRSTEMKKGIISCHRCLIYLGDLARYKGLYGEGDPKARDYAAASSYYLQASSLWPSSGNPHHQLAILSTYSGDELGAVYRYFRSLSVDFPCSTARENLVIAFEKNRRNHSQLFVNSKTTTNGSPVRSTNKGKVNMELNPNAKTDTNVSKAREICITFTTRFVRLNGILFTRTSLETFPDVLSEVINDLNKLLSTGVKEELNFGADASDNENFIIRLVSVLISTVHNVTRDSEGQTYADILQRTVLLQNAFTAVYDLLGHLLNRCTQLLDPSSSYLLPGILVFVEWLASCPDVASGSNMDDKQVTARSVFWNHCVAFLNKLLSAGMVDMDYEDGNCFSKMSKYKEGENESYLPLWEDFELRGFLPLQPAQAILDFSRNQHAVGGDSSKVKIIRIKRILAAGKALSNVVIVDHKKFTFDLQVKKFTIGTNPQTSQALMPSSSLVSPTVATSTEGVRPAAAQHIDSEDEDEVIVFKPVINENRSDIASSKIISPQTGVDSGESSFHGLVLTSDEIRPNPQAGYISRLQTPASAPIMPNFQPTTSSTSSIWSMNQPASTIVNELEVANSLEMNLMMNPAIQETMSHSHPSIIPTTNIHQSTNIHQSTNGSVSNVQYNWGSVPFSGVNSENNITVSSRRSPVKRPVRHHGPPPGFGSVPPKFANDNNNSGNPLMDDYRWLDGYQPPSSVGTSGLNQSINYPSYPNAQYNNTGSVTMTPSFKQNPVEEKQQNGWDDLLAFDRLKLQEQLQQSQQLMNGGQQFYPLHSMWTGHYPV